GAGCGTGGCGTGCGGCTGTCGCAGTTCCACACCACCGCGCTGTGCTCACCGACGAGGGCGTCGCTGTTGACCGGGCGCAACGCGACGACCGTTGGGATGGCCACCGTCGAAGAATTGACCGATGGTTTCCCCAACTGCAACGGTCGCATCCCGGCCGACACCGCGCTGCTATCCGAAGTGCTCGCCGAACGGGGCTATAACACCTACTGCGTGGGCAAGTGGCATCTGACGCCCCTCGAGGAATCCAGTATGGCGTCGACCAAGCGGCACTGGCCGACCTCGCGGGGTTTCGAGCGGTTCTACGGGTTCATGGGCGGTGAGACCGATCAGTGGTATCCGGACCTGGTGTACGACAACCACCCGGTCAACCCGCCCGGCACACCCGAGGACGGCTACCATCTGTCGAAGGACCTCGCCGACAAGACGATCGAGTTCATACGCGATGCGAAGGTGATTGCGCCCGACAAGCCGTGGTTCAGCTACGTGTGCCCGGGTGCAGGGCACGCCCCGCATCACGTTTTCAAGGAATGGGCCGATAAGTATGCCGGCCGATTCGACATGGGCTACGAGAAGTACCGCGAAATCGCGCTGGAAAAGCAGAAGTCGATGGGCATCGTGCCGCCGGACACCGAACTGTCGCCCATCAATCCCTATCTCGACGTGAAGGGACCCAACGGGGAGCCGTGGCCGCTGCAGGACACGGTGCGGCCGTGGGACTCGCTCAACGACGAAGAGAAAAAGCTGTTCAACCGGATGGCCGAGGTATTCGCCGGCTTCCTGAGCTACACCGACGCCCAGATCGGCCGGATCCTGGACTATCTCGAGGAATCCGGGCAGCTGGACAACACCATCATCGTGGCGATCTCCGACAACGGTGCCAGCGGTGAAGGCGGACCCAACGGGTCGGTGAACGAGGGCAAGTTCTTCAACGGCTACATCGACACCGTCGAAGAAAGCATGAAGCTCTTCGACCACCTTGGTGGGCCGCAGACCTACAACCACTACCCGATCGGCTGGGCGATGGCGTTCAACACGCCCTACAAGCTGTTCAAGCGCTACGCCTCGCATGAGGGCGGCATCGCCGACTCGGCAATCATCTCCTGGCCCAACGGTATTGCCGCGCACGGCGAGGTCCGCGACAACTACGTCAATGTCTGCGACATCACTCCGACGGTGTACGACCTGTTAGGCATGACCCCGCCGGAGACCGTCAAGGGCATCCCGCAGAAGCCGTTGGACGGTGTGAGTTTCAAAGCGGCTCTTGATGATCCGGCCGCCGATACCGGAAAGACCACCCAGTTTTACACCATGCTCGGGACCCGCGGGATCTGGCACCGGGGTTGGTTCGCCAACACCGTCCACGCCGCCACACCGGCGGGCTGGTCACACTTCGATGCAGATCGTTGGGAATTGTTCCGCATCGAAAAAGACCGCAGCCAATGTCACGACCTGGCCGCCGAGCATCCCGACAAGCTCGAGGAACTCAAGGCGCTGTGGTTCTCCGAGGCCGCCAAGTACAACGGGCTGCCGCTGTCGGATTTGAACTTCGCGCAAGCAATGATGCGGTCGCGGCCGTATTTGGTCAGCGAGCGATCCAGCTACGTCTACTATCCGAATTGCTCCGACGTCGGCATCGGTGCGACCGCCGAGATTCGTGGCCGCTCGTTCGCCGTGGTGGCCGAGGTAACCGTGGATACCACCGGCGCCGAGGGTGTGCTGTTCAAGCAAGGCGGCGCTCATGGCGGACACGTGCTCTTCATCCAGGACGGGCGCCTGCACTACGTCTACAACTTCCTCGGCGAACGCCAGCAGCTCATCTCCTCCAATGGTCCGATTCCCTTGGGCAGGCACCTGCTCGGCGTCTGCTACAACCGGACGGGAACCGTGGCCAACAGCCACACGCCGCTTGGTGATGCCACGCTGTTCTTCGACGAGCACGAGGTCGGCAGCTTGTCGGAAGTAACGACGCATCCCGGAACGTTCGGGTTGGCCGGTGCCGGCATTACCGTTGGCCGCAACGGGGGTTCGGCGGTGTCGAGCCGCTACAAGGCTCCGTTCACGTTCACCGGCGGCACCATCGCCCAGGTTACCGTCGACCTGTCCGGTCGACCGTATTCGGATGTGGAAAAGGAACTGGCGCTTGCCTTTTCGCGCGATTAGCGCTCCAGCGAGACTGCTGTGCGCGGTCCTTGGTGGCGGCGGGCCTGGTCTGCCTGTCGGCACCCGGCTGCGGCCGCGTCACCGGTGGATCTGCCGAAACTACAGCGCATTCCGACCCGGCGGAGCCGGTGCCCGGCATCGCGCCGACGCTGCCCGACCACATTCCGCCCGATGCGCTGTCCTGCATCGCGTCACCGATCGGCAATGGCCTCGCAACCACGGCCACCGTGTCCGACCCGGCTGCACCGCGGATCACGATCAGCGTGCCCGATGGCTGGAATTCGGCCGCGGGTACCGGCGATACGGCATTGACGTTGACCGGGCCTAAGATTTCACCTGCTTTGTGGCACCTCGGCACCACCAATTTCGCGCATCGGGTAGACCTTGCCGACGAATTGCGTCCAACGTCGCGTGGCCGCCCACAGCCTGGGGCGTTTTACAGCGGCGCCACATCCCGAAAGATATCGGTCAGCTCGCACACCGGTGCCCCACAGGTCATTCCTGAAGGGGCGGGGCCGGTCAAGACCACGGCTGCGTTTGTTTTTTGCTTGTTTTGAAGCTTCCTGGTCCTGGCTGGGCGCGTCCAAGTAGGCCTGACTTGGGCCAGGTTTTGGTGATCGGTGCATTGGCAGGTCGTTGACCTCGGGTTTTCGTCGTTTTCGGCCCGGAACGTGTGCACTAATTGGTGGGCTTTAGGGTGCGGTGGTGGCGTATGTGCGCACCGTGAAGACGGCATCGGGTGCCACGGCGGTGCAGATCGTTTGGTCATCGCGGAGGGGTTCGCGCAAGATCGAGCACCTGGGCTCAGCCCACGACGAGGCCCGCTTGGAGCTGCTCAAGGCCGCCACCGAACAGTGCCTTGCTGCCGGGCAGCGGAGCCTGGACCTGGGCTTGGACCGCCCCGGCTCGCCGGGGGCTCCGCTGGAGATCGTGGCGACCCGCTCGGTGTCGCTTGCCAGGGTGATGGGATCACCTGATTGCCAGGGGGATGGGACCACCTTGGCGCGTTATTGAGGATGCTCGTCGGGGCGGTCTGGGTCAAGCTGGCCGCGGGTGCGTTGGCGGTAGGACGGTCCTTCGACGACGAGGGTGTGGGCGGTGGAGGTCAGTCGATCGATGGCTGATTGAGCCAGCAGCGTGTCGGCGGTCATGGTCAGCCATTCATATGGAACGAGCACAGGTTCGTTTCCGCGGATTCAGGCTGCTGCCTGAGGTTTTCCCGCCGATTGGCGTGTCGCTGATCTTCAAGGCGTAAGCCCGCGAGTTAAGGTACTGCCTCGAAACCTCCGGTGTGAGGAAGGTGTGCGGGTGGGAGACGGGCGGCTGCGGGTAGTCACGGGCGAGGTCGCGCCGGTCGTTGAGACGCGAGATCCCCAGCGGTTTCAGGCCGACTGCGTGGAGGCGTTTGTGGCGTCGTGGACCGCGCGGGGATTCGCCGAATCGACGATCGCCAACGACGTCGGTGTGTTGGAGCGGATGTTGGCGGCGCTGGGTCGGCCGGCGTGGGAGGTGACCGCCGAGGATGTTGACCGGGTGGTGGGCGAACCGACATCCGACTCGGTAGTTTGAGCGCGCCGTGATCGTCGGGAATCGAAGAAACGATCCAACATATCGGCGCGCAATCACGATACCCGGATGCACTGGGTGCAAGCGGCGTTAGCAGGCCCGAGTCCTCGTGGACGCGGATGATCTCGGTGCTGGTGTTGGTGAGTTTCATCCGGCACGCCGATCCGTGAGCCCCCACCCTTGACATTCCAGTGCACTGGAAGGATGACACTGGGTGGTGTTAGCTGCCGGCCGTAGAGCTGGGATCAAAAGGGGCCGTGAGGGGCGGTGATCGCGGTGCGCACAGAGGTTATTTCGGTACCCGAAATCTGCTGCGAGGCCTGCAAGAACACCATCGAGGGCGCGCTGGGCCCCCTCGATGGTGTACGCGCGGCGGTTGTCGACATACCGGGCAAACGAGTGAGTGTGGAATTCGATGAGACCCTGATCGATCACGACGCATTGGTGGCCGCGATCGAGAGCCAGGGGTACGCGGTCGCCGCGAACGGCTGACGCCATGACGCAAACCACGACCCCCAATCAATCTTCTCGGTACCTTAGGACGCTCTAATCGGCGGTCCCAGAAGGCACCACCCACTGGCAAGGTTGGCCGGTCACTGCGGAAATCAGGTCGAAGTCTGAGTCGTAGTGCAAAACGGTCAGTCCGTGTTCTTCGCCGGCGGCGGCGATGAGTAGGTCGGGGATCTTGCGGCCGCGCTGGCTTTTCTGAGCGAGGAGTCGTTGCACCTGAAGCGCACGACGATGATGCGATTCGGTCGATTCGACAGGTTTGAATGCGTCCAACGCCGCTATTAAGCGGTCCCACTCGGCCGCATTCCGTGCTGAATAGCCGACCTCGAGATCGGTGATACGGGCCCGCGCGAGTTCACCCGAAGCCGCGAGGGGTTCCAACGCTTGCCGCACGTTGGGCTGGCCAAGTCGTTTGATCACACTGGTGTCGATGAGAAACGTCAGCGCCATGCCTCAGCGCGATCGTCAGATGGTGCGGCGGCCAGTGCGTCCAGCGCGGCGGCCACATGCTGTAGTCGGTGCGACGTTGCGTTGCGCAGAGCCGCGTTCACCGTCTCTTTGATCGTGGAAGTCCCCAGTTCTGCGCGGGCCATCTCCAATGCCTGCTCATCAATGTCGATCAGATGCTTACCCATAAACCCAGTATATACAAGAGGCATCGCGATATATACGCATTGGGTAACGTCTGGTCGGAGGCGACTATGCCGCAACGCCGGTGACTAACGCCGCCAGTTGACGCTCACGCCCACAGGCGTCATCGCCGAGGAAACCTCCGACGATCCCGCGCTGACTGATGCCATCCGCGCCCACGCTCGTGAGGTCACCGGGTTCGTGCGCGACGGCATACCCGCGATGATGCACGGCGTGATGGGACCCGGCGGACCGCCATAGCCACCGGGCATCGGTGGGTTCGCCAAGCGCGAAACAAGCCGTCAGCCGGCGACCTCGGCGGTGGAGTCGTGTCAGCGGTCAACCTTCTCGCGCGGTTGGTGACACCTCGCCGGTGTTGTCATCCAAGACGTTGTACGCATTGTCGTGCAGCAACCGAGCGTCACTCGCTTGCTGCGGGCTGGTCGGTGGACAGATCGCGAAGCTGCTCGGCGACGTCGGCCAGCTCCTGCTCGAGGTCGCGCTGGTGCTCTTCGAGTGCGCGGCGCCTGGCCTCCGCCGTGTCCTCCACGGACCCGTGTGATCCGCAGCCACAGCCGCCCCTGCGGCGCGGGCCGTCTCGCTGGATTGTTCTCATGGTTGTTGCTCTCCTTCCTGGATCTCCTCGATCCGCGTGGCGATAGCGTCGTAACGCTGCAGCACTGCGTCGATCCGCTGCGCTGCGGCCCGCAGCGACGCAGCCCAGGCACCCAGCAGGGCAGCGCCCTCGCTGGTGAGCTCGTATGTCCGTTTGAGCGGCCCCGGCAGGTCGTCGTTCCACGATGAGCTGACGAGGCCTTCGGCCTCGAGCGAACGTAAGAGACGGTAGAGGTTGCCGAAGTCAACTCGGCCTTCCTCGAGCAGGGGCCCCACCCGGGGTGGGGTGGGATACCCGGTTTTGCTGCTGGTGTTGGCGAGTTTCACCAGCCCGCCGACCTGCATGTGAACGTCCTTGACATTTCAGTGTGCTGGAAAGGTGACACCACACTGGGTGGTGTTAGCTGCCGACGGTAGGGCTGGGACCAAAAGGGGGCCAAGATGGTGGGGTTGATCGAGGAGGGTTTCGTCACAGTGACGATAATGGCCTGAGCTACAGGCTGGGGCGGCCCGGCAAGTTGAGTTCTGCGTTTCTTCCAGGCCCGGTGCCGAGACGGGGGCGACGTCTTCACTAATGACCCCCAACGTGGCAGCTTACGCCCAACGCAGAACGCATCTATGTTATGGATCGCCAACTGTGGCAATAGTTTAAGAGATCACTTAATCGTAATACGTTGGCGCACAACATCTTTCGCCGATATTTTATCTTATGTCAAGTTGTAAGTTGGTTATTCGCATGTAATGCGAATACGTCTGCTTGTGGTACTTCCCCAGTCTCAGGTGAGTTGCATTGACTCGCAGGGTGATTCGCTTGAGACCGGTTGCGGTCCCCCCTTGACGGCACTGCGCCGCCGGACGGGTTTGTCGGTCGTGTCCGGGTGGCGTTGACCTTGGTGTTCAGCGTTTCGGATTGCAGGATTCGCATTCTGAATGCAGAATTTGCAGTCGGTGAGGAGGTTGGGTGGACGCGACGATGGGTCAGTTGGTTTACCTGCCGGCTGGTGCGGCAGGCCCGGATCCCGATGCGTTCTTGAGTGATGTTTTGACGGGTTGGCGACGAGCGCAACTGGCGCAGAACTTCTCGCCTGGCACAGCGCGCCGGCGGGCGACCTCGGTGTTGCGGATGGGCGACTTCGTGGGCTCCTATCCGTGGCAGTGGACGGCGACCGATGCCGATGATTTCTTCGGCCACCTGCGCGGTGTTCGTAACCTCGCCCATTCGACGGTGCGTGCCTACCAGACGGATGTGAAACTGTTCCTCGATTACGCCACCGATCCGGCGTACGACTGGAATGAGCACTGCGGGCGACTGTTTGGGACGGTGTTTTCTCAGGTCATCACCGAGTTCAACAAGGCCCGGCATGTTCAGGCTGATGACGCGCGCCCGCTGAAACGGCCGTTCACTCCCACCGAGCTGCAGCAGTTCTTCGACCTGGCTGACCTGGAGCCCGAGCGGATCCTTTATGCCGGACGCAAAGGCGCGCTGGCGGCCTGGCGAGACGCGGTCGCCTTCAAAACTCTCTACGGATGGGGATTGCGCCGCAACGAGGCCCGGCACCTACAACTCGTGGATTTCTCACGTAATGCCCGGGCTCCGTTCTTCGGTGAGTGGGGCCTGGTGCGGGTGCGCTACGGCAAGGCCATGCGTGGGTCGCCGGCCAAGCAGCGCACTGTGTTGACCGTGTTCGACTGGGCGGCTGAAGCGCTCGCAGATTGGGCCGAGCGCGGACTTCCCCGCTACGGCCGGCCCATCAACGACCTGTTCCCCACCGAGAAGGGTGGGCTGGTTCCCGAACGCAACCTGTGGCAACGCATGCGCAGCTTCGTCGACGAACTGGGGTTCCCGGCCGGGTTGGATCTGCATTCGTTCCGCCGGGCCTATGCGACCAACCTGCAAGTCGAATACGGCTACGACGTCAGTTTCGTCCAGCTGCAATTGGGCCACGAGCATGCCTCGACCACCTCCATCTACACCCTGGCTGCACCGGACTACCGAGCCCGTGAGCTCGAACGTGTCCTGAGTGCGACGCTGGCTCGCAGTAATGCCCGCCTGGGCGGGCCGACACCCAAGGAGTCGTGATGAGACGCGAGATCCAATACCACTGGCGGATACGGGAGTTCATGGCCCGAGCCGGGATGAAGAACAGCCGTGACCTGGTTGGTCCCCTGCGTGAGCGGGGCATCACGCTGTCGGAGTCGCAGATCTATCGCATCGTTGGGCAAGAGCCCGAACGGATCGCGTTCAAAGTCCTTGTCGCGCTGTGTGACATCTTCGGTATCGAGGCGGGTGATCTGATCACCTACACCGCCACCGACGCTCGTCAATCGCGCAGCAAGGTGGCTAACGCGGCTGCCGACGTTCCCCTGCTTAATGCCTATCGTCCGGTCAAAGCGCGGATCGTCACTGATGACTGAACCACGGAGACGCGGTCGTCCCCGCAGCGCCGGGACTCGCGAATGCGGCCGATGCCACAGCCTGGTCCCCAAGTTTCGGGCGACGTGGCCCGAGGGGCCGATCTGCGGGCCCTGCTTCACTGCGGCAGCCCGCACTTACGGGCCGTGTGCCTTCTGCGGCGCCCAGCGGCTGCTTCCGGGACGTTCTCCTACCGGACAAGACATCTGCCGCGACTGCGCCGGCATCACTACGAACCTGGACTGCGACAGCTGCGGAGGCGAAGCCGAACGCCTACGCGGGGGCAAGTGCGCACGCTGCGTGGTGACCCACGATCTTGAGCAGATCCTCAAACCCCATGCACCACCGGATATGCGCCTCAAACGGCTCATCGCCGAGCTGGCCGCGGTCCCCCGCCCCGAAAGCATCATTACCTGGATGCGTCACCCCGTCACCGCTGCACTGTTGACCAAGATCGGCACCCGAGAACTGCACCTCAGCCACGACGCCTTCGACGCGCTGCCGGCCTCACGCAGCCTGGAGCATTTACGCGAAATGCTGGTGCATCACCACATGATGCCCGAGCGCGGGGACCCGCGTTTGGCCCGCTTCGAAACCTGGCTCGCGCGTCGACTGGAAACTCTGCAACCCACACCGGCCATCCACACCCCCATCGAACAGTTCGCACGATGGCACCATCTGCGCCGGCTACGTGAAAACACCGATCCCACACGCAATATGGACAACGCCACCCGAGGCGCCAAACAAGAAATCACCGAAGCCGGCAAGTTCCTGCGCTGGCTGCTCGACGAGCACCACACCACCATCAACGATCTGCAGCAGGCCCACCTCGACGCCTATCTCTCCGAGGGAACAACAACCCGCAGCACTATCCGAAACTTCATCCAATGGCGCACCCGCGCCGGTATCGCGCCGCCGTTTAAAACCGGATACCGCCTCGCCCGCACCACCCCGCTCACCTCATCGAGGCAACGCCTCGAGCTAATCAAAGCCGTTGCAGAAGCCGAGCACACCGCCTTATCCATCAGGATCGCCGGACTGATCCTGCT
The sequence above is drawn from the Mycobacterium riyadhense genome and encodes:
- a CDS encoding arylsulfatase, whose product is MTEFNGKIELDIRDSEPDWGPYAAPTAPENAPNILYVVWDDTGIATWDCFGGLVEMPAMSRIAERGVRLSQFHTTALCSPTRASLLTGRNATTVGMATVEELTDGFPNCNGRIPADTALLSEVLAERGYNTYCVGKWHLTPLEESSMASTKRHWPTSRGFERFYGFMGGETDQWYPDLVYDNHPVNPPGTPEDGYHLSKDLADKTIEFIRDAKVIAPDKPWFSYVCPGAGHAPHHVFKEWADKYAGRFDMGYEKYREIALEKQKSMGIVPPDTELSPINPYLDVKGPNGEPWPLQDTVRPWDSLNDEEKKLFNRMAEVFAGFLSYTDAQIGRILDYLEESGQLDNTIIVAISDNGASGEGGPNGSVNEGKFFNGYIDTVEESMKLFDHLGGPQTYNHYPIGWAMAFNTPYKLFKRYASHEGGIADSAIISWPNGIAAHGEVRDNYVNVCDITPTVYDLLGMTPPETVKGIPQKPLDGVSFKAALDDPAADTGKTTQFYTMLGTRGIWHRGWFANTVHAATPAGWSHFDADRWELFRIEKDRSQCHDLAAEHPDKLEELKALWFSEAAKYNGLPLSDLNFAQAMMRSRPYLVSERSSYVYYPNCSDVGIGATAEIRGRSFAVVAEVTVDTTGAEGVLFKQGGAHGGHVLFIQDGRLHYVYNFLGERQQLISSNGPIPLGRHLLGVCYNRTGTVANSHTPLGDATLFFDEHEVGSLSEVTTHPGTFGLAGAGITVGRNGGSAVSSRYKAPFTFTGGTIAQVTVDLSGRPYSDVEKELALAFSRD
- a CDS encoding heavy-metal-associated domain-containing protein, with protein sequence MRTEVISVPEICCEACKNTIEGALGPLDGVRAAVVDIPGKRVSVEFDETLIDHDALVAAIESQGYAVAANG
- a CDS encoding PIN domain nuclease, which codes for MALTFLIDTSVIKRLGQPNVRQALEPLAASGELARARITDLEVGYSARNAAEWDRLIAALDAFKPVESTESHHRRALQVQRLLAQKSQRGRKIPDLLIAAAGEEHGLTVLHYDSDFDLISAVTGQPCQWVVPSGTAD
- a CDS encoding PadR family transcriptional regulator, with the protein product MQVGGLVKLANTSSKTGYPTPPRVGPLLEEGRVDFGNLYRLLRSLEAEGLVSSSWNDDLPGPLKRTYELTSEGAALLGAWAASLRAAAQRIDAVLQRYDAIATRIEEIQEGEQQP
- a CDS encoding tyrosine-type recombinase/integrase, producing MDATMGQLVYLPAGAAGPDPDAFLSDVLTGWRRAQLAQNFSPGTARRRATSVLRMGDFVGSYPWQWTATDADDFFGHLRGVRNLAHSTVRAYQTDVKLFLDYATDPAYDWNEHCGRLFGTVFSQVITEFNKARHVQADDARPLKRPFTPTELQQFFDLADLEPERILYAGRKGALAAWRDAVAFKTLYGWGLRRNEARHLQLVDFSRNARAPFFGEWGLVRVRYGKAMRGSPAKQRTVLTVFDWAAEALADWAERGLPRYGRPINDLFPTEKGGLVPERNLWQRMRSFVDELGFPAGLDLHSFRRAYATNLQVEYGYDVSFVQLQLGHEHASTTSIYTLAAPDYRARELERVLSATLARSNARLGGPTPKES
- a CDS encoding helix-turn-helix domain-containing protein — encoded protein: MRREIQYHWRIREFMARAGMKNSRDLVGPLRERGITLSESQIYRIVGQEPERIAFKVLVALCDIFGIEAGDLITYTATDARQSRSKVANAAADVPLLNAYRPVKARIVTDD
- a CDS encoding recombinase XerD — its product is MTHDLEQILKPHAPPDMRLKRLIAELAAVPRPESIITWMRHPVTAALLTKIGTRELHLSHDAFDALPASRSLEHLREMLVHHHMMPERGDPRLARFETWLARRLETLQPTPAIHTPIEQFARWHHLRRLRENTDPTRNMDNATRGAKQEITEAGKFLRWLLDEHHTTINDLQQAHLDAYLSEGTTTRSTIRNFIQWRTRAGIAPPFKTGYRLARTTPLTSSRQRLELIKAVAEAEHTALSIRIAGLILLLYGTPVSRISELTLDDVDTTPTRTTIKVGDLPAPVPEALLPLFHRHLADRGNHRTMNHRSRWLFPGTRAGQHISEQVLMKSLRSCLKIDIKAARNGVLHDLTKEIDPVSLADLLGYSTQVMNIHAARAAVPMATYPAINTPRALRD